A stretch of the Metopolophium dirhodum isolate CAU chromosome 8, ASM1992520v1, whole genome shotgun sequence genome encodes the following:
- the LOC132951209 gene encoding uncharacterized protein LOC132951209, producing MRPTPVLLTAFAAAAVLLQQAPAVHAGIIGLIQNNVLGSAQFHRQQSWPFDPNVSARRTHEFVALHGDKSERLIERIGLGLDGRQQERREQQAVRDILYDRQQRNDGPASGAGGGYQHQLSQPVQAYPAGYARRR from the exons ATGCGCCCGACCCCGGTTCTGCTAACG GCGTTTGCCGCCGCAGCGGTGCTACTGCAGCAGGCTCCCGCTGTCCACGCGGGCATCATCGGGCTCATCCAGAACAACGTGTTGGGCTCGGCCCAATTCCACAGACAACAGTCGTGGCCGTTCGACCCGAACGTGAGCGCCCGCCGGACGCACGAGTTCGTCGCGCTGCACGGCGACAAGTCCGAGAGGCTGATCGAACGCATCGGCCTGGGGCTGGACGGCAGGCAGCAGGAGCGCCGGGAACAGCAGGCGGTCAGGGACATCTTGTACGACCGGCAGCAGCGAAACGACGGGCCAGCTTCCGGTGCCGGCGGCGGTTACCAGCACCAACTGTCCCAGCCAGTGCAGGCGTATCCGGCCGGTTACGCGCGAAGACGATGA
- the LOC132950803 gene encoding uncharacterized protein LOC132950803: protein MKVFRLIKSHSDSALLQNDLNTLTVWCNLNKLPLNIDKCKIMSFTRSRSPIINDYTINNIVLKRVFEFCDLGVTFDSTFSFNKHYLNITKKSSTILGFINRTCQDFTNSDALKILYFSLVRSSLEYNSVVWSPSSVVHIQSLEAIQNRFLRFISYKCNIPRKPHSQYTPLLNQLNMTTLAERRKIIDLKFLYKIVNGFLNCPELLSCLNFNIPHCRTRSANTFYISFQRTNYALCSPINRLMKITNDVQIDLFSFPSFDYFCNYIAHL from the coding sequence ATGAAAGTCTTTCGTTTAATTAAATCACATTCTGATTCAGCTCTCCTTCAAAATGATCTAAATACACTAACTGTTTGgtgtaatttaaacaaattaccgtTAAATATTGATAAGTGCAAAATAATGTCGTTTACTAGGTCTCGATCtccaattattaatgattataccataaataatattgtacttaaacGCGTTTTTGAATTTTGCGATTTGGGGGTTACATTTGACTCAACCTTTTCtttcaataaacattatttaaacataacaaaaaaatcatcaactATATTAGGTTTCATTAATAGAACTTGTCAAGATTTTACAAATTCCGATGCCTTAAAAATTCTGTATTTTTCACTAGTGCGTTCTTCTCTGGAATACAACTCGGTCGTATGGTCACCCTCTAGTGTTGTTCATATACAGAGTTTAGAAGCTATTCAAAATCGTTTTCTTCGTTTTATCTCTTACAAATGTAATATACCACGTAAACCACACTCTCAATATACTCCGTTATTAAACCAATTAAATATGACCACTCTAGCTGAAAGGAGAAAAATCATCGATTTGaaatttctatataaaatagtaaatggttttttaaattgtcccGAATTACTCAGctgcttaaattttaatattcctCATTGTCGAACTAGATCGGCAAAtactttttacatttcattTCAAAGAACTAATTATGCACTTTGTTCACCTATTAatagattaatgaaaataactaaTGACGTCCAGATAGATCTATTTAGTTTTCCTtcttttgattatttttgtaactatattgcgcatctttaa